The Anopheles marshallii chromosome X, idAnoMarsDA_429_01, whole genome shotgun sequence genome includes a window with the following:
- the LOC128711679 gene encoding SREBP regulating gene protein codes for MCYVVIAKFIRRRLVLAIIFLLSLSYCMVHLIRRNNNLSLNGDYLQTQLLLRKNIIWTKARHTPRRAGADPAAISAAVANETDELPEPLTCRNSIQGKSLIVDDRGYVCSRVDLLKNGCCSESDIEGNIDAKKLFPCRTCLPNRCCAVYEYCVSCCLNPDKRPILEEVLAKANGRQVALYAEVTDQFELCLTKCRTNSQSVQNENKYRNPEQKHCYGEMSDALWPSGSGKDSQKTLPEDV; via the exons ATGTGTTATGTCGTGATCGCTAAGTTCATTCGTCGGCGTTTGGTGTTAgcgattatttttcttctttctctgtCCTACTGTATGGTGCACCTGATTCGAAGG AACAACAACCTAAGCTTAAATGGAGATTATCTACAGACGCAGCTGTTGCTGCGTAAAAACATTATCTGGACCAAAGCAAGACACACACCAAGGCGTGCTGGTGCAGATCCGGCCGCGATTTCGGCGGCGGTTGCAAACGAAACCGacgaactgccggaaccgctTACCTGCCGGAATTCGATCCAGGGCAAATCGCTTATCGTAGACGACCGGGGGTATGTTTGCTCTCGGGTAGACCTGCTAAAGAACGGTTGCTGTAGCGAGTCTGACATTGAAGGGAATATTGATGCAAAGAAACTGTTTCCGTGTCGTACCTGCCTACCGAATCGTTGCTGCGCTGTGTATGAGTACTGTGTGTCGTGCTGCTTAAACCCGGACAAG CGACCAATCCTGGAGGAAGTATTAGCCAAAGCGAACGGTAGACAGGTGGCACTGTATGCCGAAGTAACCGATCAGTTCGAACTGTGCCTCACCAAGTGTCGCACCAACTCGCAATCGGTTCAGAATGAGAACAAGTACAGAAATCCGGAACAGAAACACTGTTATGGCGAGATGAGTGATGCGTTGTGGCCCTCTGGCAGCGGGAAAGACTCACAAAAAACACTCCCGGAAGATGTCTAA
- the LOC128709401 gene encoding 39S ribosomal protein L3, mitochondrial, giving the protein MAFTESLHWSSTIIQVRSKNYLNRPRLRNPVWFAKKTRTLHNEQFTADNTAFLNEVKREIILTASQRSQATLLNITHGEQSGQLAQWSPGLKRTGVIAKKIGQYPMWTKDGQKIRTTLLQIIENEVVKYIPPEEYRPAQEPRQSRNWRKPYGCLLVGAEHGDPSLFTKEYAGLFLKSGVLPKKHLCRFIISPEAQLPTGTALTVNHFRVGDYVDVRGHTVDRGFQGVVKRHGFKGMPKSHGVTKTHRRPGNIGAGGNKARVWPGTRLPGHMGNRWRVLRGLRILRINPQYNVMWVMGSNIAGNTNGIVYIYDTILPLRQHGSKGGPAGTPPFPTALEPMPANSGDVWLDELHDFRKLSITYSTGNE; this is encoded by the exons ATGGCCTTCACGGAGAGCCTCCATTG GAGCAGCACCATCATACAGGTGCGTTCGAAAAACTATCTCAATCGTCCCCGGCTTCGTAATCCCGTGTGGTTCGCGAAAAAGACACGCACG CTACACAATGAACAATTTACCGCAGACAATACAGCCTTCCTGAATGAAGTAAAGCGGGAAATCATACTGACAGCTTCTCAGCGTAGTCAGGCAACATTGCTAAACATAACGCACGGTGAACAAAGCGGGCAGCTGGCCCAGTGGAGTCCGGGGTTGAAGCGTACCGGTGTGATTGCGAAAAAGATTGGACAGTACCCGATGTGGACGAAAGATGGACAGAAAATACGTACCACATTGCTGCAG ATAATCGAAAACGAGGTGGTGAAGTATATTCCGCCGGAAGAGTACCGACCGGCACAGGAACCACGCCAAAGCCGCAACTGGCGCAAACCGTACGGTTGTCTGTTGGTCGGCGCGGAACACGGTGATCCATCGCTCTTCACCAAAGAGTACGCCGGCCTGTTCCTAAAGTCAGGCGTACTGCCGAAGAAGCATTTGTGCCGGTTTATCATCTCACCGGAAGCTCAGCTGCCGACCGGTACCGCGCTGACCGTGAATCATTTCCGCGTCGGAGACTATGTGGACGTACGGGGTCATACCGTGGACCGGGGATTCCAGGGTGTGGTGAAACGCCACGGATTCAAGGGTATGCCAAAGTCGCACGGTGTCACCAAGACGCATCGGCGGCCGGGTAACATCGGCGCTGGTGGTAATAAGGCACGTGTGTGGCCTGGTACACGTCTGCCAGGGCATATGGGGAACAGGTGGCGCGTGTTGCGCGGTCTGCGAATTCTACGCATCAACCCGCAGTACAACGTGATGTGGGTGATGGGCAGCAACATTGCAGGCAATACGAATGGGATCGTGTACATCTACGATACAATACTTCCGTTGCGGCAGCACGGTTCGAAAGGTGGACCAGCCGGTACACCACCGTTCCCGACTGCGCTCGAACCCATGCCGGCAAACAGCGGTGACGTTTGGCTGGATGAGCTGCACGATTTCCGCAAGCTGTCAATCACGTACAGTACAGGCAATGAATAG
- the LOC128709616 gene encoding tRNA-dihydrouridine(20) synthase [NAD(P)+]-like, which produces MKSSIDYGNKFILAPMVRVGTLPMRLLALEYGADLVYTEEIIDWKLLRAERHENEVLGTIDYIDKTDGTVVFRTCPAERGKVILQIGTASVDRAVAVGRMMQNDVAAIDVNMGCPKDFSIKGGMGVALLYDRPRAKAILEALVESVSIPVTCKIRVMPDPDDTVQLAKELQSTGISAIGVHGRTKTERPRDPVNEDAILRVATALNIPVIANGGSQSITRRHDIVKFAQRCSTTSVMVARAAEWNCSIFRPDGPLPLDDVIRRYLELSVRYDNSPSNTKYCVQMMLRSLQESPIGRRLLDSQTMQQICDIWDLGDYCRETQLRYHFAGIKGRRACRPRTQSANGDTDETEPASSKKQCLEESQQTDMEPLNEENVCFIRSNFTDDNTLPKSKLYLHAVRNGLARAQYEVQQKDKLFRAVIRFDGQRYTSSFWEKNKRYAEQAAALVCLLKRGVESRDELIRNGAMLPAKNTTNCNDGEQNGVCETNGVRSVGVIVSDVIPAVAESC; this is translated from the exons ATGAAATCATCTATCGATTATGGAAATAAGTTTATCTTGGCGCCGATGGTTCGTGTCGGAACACTGCCGATGCGGCTCCTGGCTCTGGAGTACGGTGCTGATTTAGTTTACACCGAGGAAATCATCGACTGGAAGTTGCTCCGAGCGGAAAGACACGAAAATG AGGTGCTCGGTACGATTGACTACATCGATAAGACCGATGGCACGGTTGTGTTCCGGACCTGCCCAGCCGAACGAGGGAAAGTGATCCTCCAGATCGGTACGGCGTCCGTTGATCGAGCAGTTGCCGTGGGACGCATG ATGCAGAATGATGTAGCAGCGATCGACGTGAATATGGGCTGTCCAAAAGATTTCTCCATCAAAGGTGGTATGGGGGTAGCATTGCTGTACGATCGACCCCGTGCCAAAGCCATCCTCGAGGCTTTGGTTGAGAGCGTAAGCATTCCGGTAACTTGCAAGATACGTGTCATGCCCGATCCGGACGATACGGTACAGCTCGCGAAAGAACTACAGTCCACTGGGATCAGTGCAATAGGTGTGCATGGACGCACGAAAACGGAACGTCCTCGAGATCCAGTTAATGAAG ATGCTATTTTACGTGTGGCAACGGCCTTGAATATTCCCGTAATAGCTAACGGTGGCTCACAGAGTATAACACGCCGTCATGATATAGTGAAGTTTGCTCAACGCTGTTCCACCACGAGCGTCATGGTGGCTCGTGCCGCTGAGTGGAATTGTTCCATCTTTCGACCGGATGGTCCCCTGCCGCTGGACGACGTTATTCGTCGGTATTTGGAACTCTCCGTGCGATACGATAATTCACCCTCCAACACAAAGTACTGCGTGCAGATGATGTTGCGCAGCTTGCAGGAGAGTCCGATTGGAAGACGTTTACTCGACAGTCAAACAATGCAACAGATATG CGATATCTGGGACCTGGGAGACTATTGTCGGGAAACTCAGTTGCGTTACCATTTCGCTGGCATCAAAGGAAGACGGGCATGCCGGCCACGTACGCAGTCCGCAAACGGTGATACGGATGAAACAGAACCTGCTTCGAGCAAAAAGCAGTGCCTTGAGGAGTCACAGCAAACGGATATGGAACCATTGAACGAAGAGAACGTTTGCTTCATACGGTCCAACTTTACTGATG ACAATACGTTACCTAAATCCAAGCTCTATCTACACGCTGTCCGCAATGGGTTAGCACGGGCACAGTACGAAGTGCAGCAGAAGGATAAACTATTCCGGGCAGTCATCCGGTTCGATGGGCAGCGGTACACTAGCTCGTTCTGGGAGAAGAACAAGCGGTACGCAGAACAGGCAGCCGCCCTTGTCTGTCTGCTTAAACGTGGCGTAGAATCGCGCGACGAGCTGATACGCAACGGTGCCATGTTGCCagccaaaaacacaaccaactgTAACGATGGTGAACAGAATGGTGTTTGCGAGACGAACGGTGTACGTTCGGTTGGAGTAATTGTAAGTGATGTTATTCCAGCAGTTGCTGAAAGTTGTTAA